One genomic segment of Alkalimarinus alittae includes these proteins:
- a CDS encoding phospholipase D family protein, translating into MKVISNLTSSHGSLITELLEDNYDELFWVSPFIAGDFQELFSKSDFSAVKTITLVTTLKKNDQDQITKPHALKSFYNLMNAKCPKAKVKVHIDNSLHGKIYIFKKDNIHKVIVTSANLTQSGFYNNHEWGLLIDSGEAIEQLESEVLECIDYHDITESLVDRLVMFSEQGLKDHPEWDEKTQPTSDILDSVYFQGDKNNKEPRYYLKPVGVSEDPILKEDQKDFSDLHQNLDFSKKGTGAIRAGDIVITTAVGCGCLLSYFQITGSPKEATFEEQQTEPWKQRWPWHIEGRNLSPSYGGCWWKHDLDRKPLLDTFLSEYPDQPVTKAGAFSLGTLNYGSDKVEITKAFADFLIDKIDAAE; encoded by the coding sequence ATGAAAGTCATATCTAATCTAACGTCTAGTCATGGCTCACTTATTACTGAGTTATTAGAAGATAATTACGATGAACTATTTTGGGTTTCCCCGTTTATTGCTGGAGACTTTCAGGAATTATTTAGCAAATCAGATTTCTCAGCTGTTAAGACTATTACGCTAGTCACAACACTCAAGAAAAATGATCAAGACCAGATCACAAAGCCTCATGCATTAAAATCCTTCTATAACTTAATGAATGCAAAATGCCCCAAAGCGAAAGTTAAGGTGCATATTGATAATAGTTTGCATGGGAAAATATATATCTTCAAAAAAGACAATATACACAAGGTTATAGTAACTTCGGCAAACCTTACGCAAAGTGGTTTTTACAATAACCATGAATGGGGCCTATTGATTGATAGTGGTGAGGCTATTGAACAGCTGGAAAGTGAAGTGCTTGAATGTATTGATTATCATGACATCACAGAATCTCTAGTGGATAGGCTGGTTATGTTTTCTGAGCAGGGGTTAAAAGATCACCCAGAGTGGGACGAAAAAACACAACCTACATCCGATATCCTTGATTCGGTTTACTTTCAGGGGGATAAAAATAATAAAGAGCCTCGATACTATTTGAAACCTGTAGGGGTGTCGGAGGACCCTATATTGAAGGAAGATCAGAAAGATTTTTCCGATTTACATCAAAACCTAGATTTTTCAAAAAAAGGCACTGGTGCAATTCGAGCTGGCGATATTGTCATTACCACTGCTGTGGGCTGTGGCTGTTTACTATCTTATTTCCAAATAACCGGGTCACCTAAAGAAGCGACATTTGAAGAGCAGCAAACCGAGCCTTGGAAACAGCGATGGCCATGGCATATAGAAGGCAGAAATCTGTCGCCCAGTTACGGTGGATGTTGGTGGAAGCACGATCTGGATAGAAAGCCGTTATTGGATACTTTTCTATCTGAGTATCCTGATCAGCCGGTTACAAAAGCCGGTGCATTTTCACTGGGTACTTTAAATTACGGTAGCGACAAAGTAGAAATAACAAAAGCATTTGCTGATTTTTTAATAGATAAAATCGACGCGGCAGAATAA
- a CDS encoding CHAP domain-containing protein, with translation MTKHVQLKRPAPNKDVAKLQHLLSSHGYFSDQIPSHGLFDDTTHANVELFQLQHIGPNGQALIVDGIVGKSTWWALENPSGTAQRNHFSAVTPKGLTDKRLQILQVIQEEYAKPVFEVPDGSNRSPDIDNYWGNTGVIGQPWCCAFVSWVLEDVLGEYPINGKHHLGVQNMWREARRLKLETNHPKPGDIFIQIKSEGKGHTGFIIGVSTDNTAIYTAEGNCGNRLKIGKRDIRTIQHFIDCLQDQQPLDFERGNLTVEDVGVDTTR, from the coding sequence ATGACTAAACACGTTCAGCTTAAACGCCCAGCACCCAATAAAGATGTTGCGAAACTGCAGCATCTTCTTTCATCTCACGGGTATTTTTCAGACCAAATACCCTCACATGGACTCTTTGACGATACAACCCATGCCAATGTGGAGCTATTCCAACTCCAACATATTGGCCCCAACGGCCAAGCTTTAATAGTCGATGGAATTGTCGGTAAAAGCACGTGGTGGGCACTAGAAAACCCCAGCGGCACAGCGCAACGAAATCACTTTTCTGCCGTCACACCTAAAGGCTTAACCGATAAACGATTACAAATCCTTCAAGTCATCCAAGAAGAATATGCCAAGCCAGTATTCGAAGTGCCTGACGGCTCAAATCGTAGTCCTGATATTGATAACTATTGGGGCAACACCGGCGTCATCGGGCAACCCTGGTGCTGCGCTTTTGTCTCTTGGGTACTCGAAGACGTACTAGGCGAATACCCTATCAATGGCAAACACCACCTAGGTGTACAAAACATGTGGCGCGAAGCCCGTCGCCTCAAGCTAGAAACAAACCACCCCAAACCCGGTGATATTTTTATTCAAATTAAATCCGAAGGCAAAGGCCATACAGGCTTTATTATTGGCGTATCAACCGACAACACGGCTATATATACAGCCGAAGGTAACTGTGGCAACCGTTTAAAAATAGGTAAACGAGATATCCGCACTATTCAACACTTTATCGACTGCCTACAAGACCAGCAGCCTTTAGATTTTGAACGGGGAAATTTAACGGTAGAGGATGTAGGAGTAGATACGACACGGTGA
- a CDS encoding DnrP protein, with translation MSERCCPNCQAPLEAPIAKGSAPICQRCGMAISPARDGYIAGLRMNFKTAVILLTVFCVVMMFWLPR, from the coding sequence ATGAGTGAACGTTGTTGTCCAAATTGTCAGGCACCATTAGAAGCGCCTATCGCAAAAGGGTCGGCGCCTATCTGTCAGCGGTGTGGTATGGCTATATCGCCTGCTAGAGATGGTTATATTGCCGGCCTGCGAATGAACTTTAAAACAGCGGTGATCTTGCTGACTGTTTTTTGTGTTGTCATGATGTTTTGGCTTCCTCGCTAG
- a CDS encoding TSCPD domain-containing protein: MTVKITKKIVGYQVKKAEAATPETKAENTFAPVEMNESIARPEFLLGSTYKIKPPVSEHALYITINDILLNEDTDHEIRRPYEVFINSKSMEHYQWVIGLTRVISAVFRKGGDVTFLVEELSSVYDPNGGYYKKGGVFMPSLVAEIGAVIEKHMKAIGLIETEELSDHTKKILAEKRAEFESKQSNSANDSDTAFPANATVCKKCSTKAVIVMDGCKTCLNCGDSKCG; this comes from the coding sequence ATGACCGTCAAAATAACTAAGAAAATTGTCGGCTACCAAGTAAAAAAAGCTGAAGCCGCTACACCTGAAACAAAAGCAGAGAACACATTCGCTCCAGTCGAGATGAATGAAAGCATCGCCCGCCCTGAGTTTTTACTAGGTTCAACCTATAAGATAAAGCCTCCGGTTTCAGAGCATGCACTGTATATTACGATTAATGACATCTTGCTTAATGAAGATACCGATCACGAAATTCGTCGCCCTTATGAAGTATTCATCAACTCTAAGTCGATGGAACATTACCAGTGGGTTATAGGCTTAACACGCGTTATTTCAGCGGTATTCCGAAAAGGAGGCGATGTCACCTTTTTGGTTGAGGAGCTTTCTTCCGTGTACGATCCCAACGGTGGTTACTATAAAAAGGGCGGCGTATTTATGCCTTCATTAGTAGCAGAAATCGGTGCGGTGATTGAAAAGCACATGAAGGCCATTGGTCTAATTGAAACAGAAGAGTTAAGCGATCATACCAAAAAGATCTTGGCAGAAAAGCGTGCTGAGTTTGAATCAAAGCAATCCAATAGCGCCAACGATTCAGATACCGCCTTCCCTGCAAACGCAACCGTATGTAAAAAATGTTCAACTAAAGCGGTCATTGTGATGGATGGTTGCAAAACCTGCCTGAACTGCGGCGATAGTAAGTGTGGTTAA
- the galU gene encoding UTP--glucose-1-phosphate uridylyltransferase GalU, with the protein MIKNCLFPVAGYGTRFLPATKAMPKEILPVVNKPLVQYAVEEAVAAGMNNIGFVTGRGKRAIEDHFDISYELEHQIQGSGKEGLLTSIRHLIENNQFSFTRQREMKGLGHAILTGRNLIGENPFGVVLADDLCVVEPGEDEVMTQMAKLYNQFRCSIVAIQEVPEDETNKYGVIAGECMKEGLYRITDMVEKPDPKDAPSNLAIIGRYILTPDIFDIIENTPPGKNGEVQITDALMTQARNGCVLAYKFKGKRFDCGSIDGFVEATNYVYENIYKKS; encoded by the coding sequence ATGATTAAGAATTGTCTATTCCCGGTTGCGGGTTACGGAACCCGCTTTTTGCCCGCTACCAAGGCAATGCCTAAAGAAATTCTACCTGTGGTCAACAAACCACTTGTGCAATACGCAGTAGAAGAAGCCGTAGCAGCAGGCATGAACAACATAGGTTTTGTAACAGGTCGAGGCAAGCGCGCAATCGAAGATCATTTTGATATTAGTTACGAGCTTGAGCATCAAATTCAAGGCAGCGGTAAAGAAGGTCTTCTCACCTCTATTCGTCACCTTATCGAAAACAATCAATTTTCGTTCACACGTCAACGTGAAATGAAAGGCCTAGGTCATGCCATTCTAACTGGTCGTAACCTAATTGGTGAAAACCCTTTTGGTGTAGTGTTAGCCGATGACCTTTGTGTTGTTGAGCCAGGTGAAGACGAAGTCATGACTCAAATGGCCAAGCTGTACAACCAATTTAGATGCAGCATTGTTGCCATTCAAGAAGTCCCAGAAGATGAAACCAACAAATACGGCGTTATTGCTGGCGAATGCATGAAAGAAGGCTTGTACCGCATCACAGATATGGTCGAAAAGCCTGATCCTAAAGATGCACCTTCTAACTTAGCCATCATTGGGCGTTATATTCTAACCCCAGACATTTTTGATATCATTGAAAATACACCGCCTGGCAAAAATGGTGAAGTACAGATCACTGACGCACTGATGACACAAGCCAGAAACGGCTGTGTACTTGCCTATAAATTTAAAGGCAAGCGATTCGACTGCGGTAGCATAGACGGGTTTGTTGAAGCGACTAATTACGTCTACGAAAACATTTACAAGAAAAGTTAA
- a CDS encoding adenosylcobalamin-dependent ribonucleoside-diphosphate reductase encodes MNAKVEPITTPIPMQDASLDIWSTKYQLKTKNGDPVDSDIKATYSRVAKALAEVESKKTKDKVHKDFVWALEHGAIPAGRIMSNAGAGDHKPATSTINCTVSGIVNDSMDDILFKNHEAGLTLKAGCGIGYEFSTLRPKGAYVAGAGATTSGPLSFMDIFDKMCFTVSSAGGRRGAQMATFDVHHPDVLDFIRAKREDGRLRQFNLSLLITDDFIKAVKEDADWKLSFPVTQEELDEDGLDASDTTKFTYREFPVKDQYVTNAAGLVACRIYSTVKARFIWDSIMTSTYDFAEPGFILIDKVNEMNNNWFCENIRATNPCGEQPLPPYGSCLLGSINLTKFVEKPFTDQATFNFDKYRKVVAIFTRMLDNVVEINGLPLEGQRNEILNKRRHGMGILGLGSTLTMLKMPYGDEASVKFTEEVNREMALEGWRQALALAEEKGPAPIMDETFTVTEEMLIKRPEMKEDGFKAGDSIKGKVLHAKYSRYMQRIAQYEPELIEKIAEKGARFTHHTSIAPTGTISLSLANNVSNGVEPSFAHHYSRNIIRENKKTKEKVDVFSYELLAYRHLINQKAMPYSEEAEAKLPEYFISADEVTPKQHVDIQAAAQLWVDSSISKTANVPTDFPYPDFKDIYMYAYEKGLKGCTTFRFNPEAFQGVLVKEQDLENTTYEFTLDDGSKVSVKGNEEIEYDGEIHSAANLFDALKEGTYGKY; translated from the coding sequence ATGAACGCTAAAGTTGAACCAATCACCACCCCCATACCCATGCAAGACGCTTCGCTGGATATCTGGAGCACTAAATACCAGCTAAAAACTAAAAATGGTGATCCGGTTGATAGCGATATCAAAGCCACTTACTCTCGCGTTGCAAAAGCGCTAGCAGAAGTCGAAAGCAAAAAGACAAAAGATAAAGTTCACAAAGATTTTGTATGGGCATTAGAGCACGGCGCTATTCCTGCTGGACGAATTATGTCTAATGCTGGCGCCGGAGATCACAAGCCTGCGACCTCTACCATCAACTGTACCGTTTCAGGCATCGTCAATGATTCAATGGACGACATTCTGTTTAAAAACCATGAAGCGGGCCTTACGCTAAAAGCCGGTTGCGGTATTGGTTATGAGTTCTCTACTCTACGCCCTAAAGGTGCCTATGTAGCGGGCGCCGGTGCAACCACATCTGGCCCTCTTTCCTTCATGGATATTTTTGACAAGATGTGTTTCACCGTTTCTTCAGCCGGAGGCCGTCGCGGTGCTCAAATGGCGACATTTGATGTTCATCACCCAGATGTTCTCGATTTTATTAGAGCTAAGCGTGAAGACGGACGCCTTCGTCAGTTTAACTTATCGCTTCTTATTACAGATGACTTTATTAAAGCGGTAAAAGAAGATGCCGACTGGAAACTATCATTCCCAGTAACACAAGAAGAACTTGATGAAGATGGTTTAGACGCAAGCGACACAACTAAATTCACTTATCGCGAGTTCCCGGTTAAAGACCAATATGTCACTAACGCTGCAGGCCTAGTTGCATGCCGCATTTACAGCACTGTAAAAGCGCGCTTCATTTGGGATAGCATCATGACATCTACATACGATTTTGCTGAGCCAGGGTTCATCCTGATCGATAAAGTCAATGAGATGAACAACAACTGGTTTTGCGAAAACATCCGCGCCACCAACCCTTGTGGTGAGCAGCCATTGCCACCTTACGGTAGCTGTCTATTAGGCTCTATTAACTTAACTAAATTTGTTGAGAAGCCGTTTACAGATCAGGCAACATTCAACTTCGATAAGTACCGTAAAGTAGTGGCAATTTTCACTCGTATGCTCGATAACGTAGTTGAGATCAACGGCCTACCACTGGAAGGACAGCGTAATGAAATCCTTAACAAGCGTCGTCATGGCATGGGGATTCTTGGCCTAGGCTCTACGCTCACAATGCTAAAAATGCCTTACGGCGACGAAGCCTCAGTCAAGTTCACTGAAGAAGTGAACCGTGAAATGGCGCTTGAAGGTTGGAGGCAAGCACTTGCGCTTGCAGAAGAGAAAGGGCCTGCACCTATCATGGATGAGACATTTACTGTCACTGAAGAAATGCTCATCAAACGTCCAGAAATGAAAGAAGACGGCTTTAAAGCAGGTGACAGCATTAAAGGTAAAGTACTACATGCTAAATACAGCCGTTATATGCAGCGTATTGCTCAGTACGAGCCAGAGTTAATTGAGAAAATTGCTGAAAAAGGCGCGCGCTTCACACACCACACATCTATAGCACCAACCGGTACTATTTCGTTATCATTGGCCAACAACGTTAGTAATGGTGTAGAGCCAAGCTTTGCTCACCACTATTCACGAAATATTATTCGTGAAAACAAAAAGACCAAAGAGAAAGTAGATGTATTCTCTTATGAGTTGCTTGCTTACCGTCACTTGATCAACCAAAAGGCCATGCCTTACAGTGAAGAAGCAGAGGCAAAACTACCTGAGTACTTTATCTCAGCAGACGAAGTAACGCCTAAGCAGCATGTTGATATTCAAGCAGCCGCTCAATTATGGGTCGACTCCTCAATATCCAAAACGGCCAACGTGCCGACTGACTTCCCTTACCCTGATTTCAAAGACATCTACATGTATGCCTACGAAAAAGGATTAAAAGGCTGTACTACCTTCCGCTTTAACCCTGAAGCATTCCAAGGTGTATTGGTTAAAGAGCAAGACTTAGAGAACACAACTTACGAATTTACACTAGACGACGGCAGTAAAGTAAGTGTAAAAGGAAATGAAGAGATCGAATACGATGGTGAAATTCATTCTGCAGCCAATTTGTTTGATGCTTTAAAAGAAGGCACATACGGCAAGTATTAA
- a CDS encoding helix-turn-helix domain-containing protein yields the protein MINADLSGRLDMKYLRNFYKHLKQLREDKRLTEDDISVICQVDASVVRAWESEQPEKRCFPTIDNLIDLCLKTGTPLETLLALNYDREGEEQLELPGLAFIDEHDVNLSLDYLHNEIEKLLPTEDEVELLKRYRRSDDENKKLILQLMV from the coding sequence ATGATTAACGCTGATTTATCGGGAAGGCTAGATATGAAGTACCTGCGGAACTTTTATAAGCATTTAAAACAGCTACGAGAAGACAAGCGTCTGACAGAAGATGATATTAGCGTTATTTGTCAGGTAGATGCTTCTGTTGTGAGGGCGTGGGAGTCCGAACAGCCAGAAAAGCGATGCTTTCCTACTATCGATAATCTTATAGACCTTTGCCTTAAAACGGGTACGCCTTTAGAAACCTTATTAGCGCTTAACTATGATCGTGAAGGTGAGGAGCAGCTAGAATTACCTGGCTTGGCCTTTATAGACGAGCATGACGTGAATTTGTCACTCGATTACCTTCATAACGAGATTGAAAAGCTGCTACCTACCGAAGACGAGGTTGAATTATTAAAGCGGTATAGGCGTAGTGATGATGAAAATAAAAAGCTGATATTGCAGTTGATGGTATAA
- a CDS encoding ATP-dependent Clp protease adaptor ClpS, whose translation MKRNQVARKALVEYCDKSFITDIDDFSEALWRSIAASTCKQYSLEIISNDESSLEFIVKLLIKIGFSSEDSVRLMMRIHKNGSIILAKAEEDTLLRLQKYINIQAKAHACQLENRIIRTL comes from the coding sequence ATGAAAAGAAACCAAGTGGCTAGAAAAGCGTTAGTCGAGTACTGCGATAAGTCATTTATAACTGATATAGACGACTTTAGTGAAGCGCTTTGGCGTTCAATTGCGGCCAGTACATGCAAACAATATTCGCTTGAAATTATCAGTAATGATGAGTCCTCATTAGAATTCATTGTAAAGCTATTGATTAAAATAGGGTTCAGCAGCGAAGACTCAGTAAGGCTTATGATGCGTATTCATAAAAACGGCAGTATCATCTTAGCCAAAGCAGAGGAAGATACTCTTTTAAGGCTTCAAAAATATATAAACATCCAAGCAAAAGCACATGCTTGTCAGCTTGAAAATAGAATTATAAGGACATTGTAA
- a CDS encoding PDDEXK nuclease domain-containing protein: MTEFKKSSVELNNLPSGYEQWLGSLKKNIQTAQQRAVLSVNKELIALYWQIGQEILERQQQQGWGAKVIDLLSNDLKKAFPEIKGFSARNLKYMRQFAEVWSDPEFVQQPVAQIPWGHHLVLMAKLENSEIRLLYAKKTIEHGWSRNVLVHQIESKLIEREGQATTNFEQSLPSTNSELAQQTLKDPYIFDFLSVGANAKERDIEQALTQHISQFLLELGAGFAFVGKQVHLEVGGDDFYLDLLFYHLKLRCYIVVELKAGDFKPEHTGQLNFYLSAVDSQIKTEQDLPTIGLLLCKSRNKIVAEYALRDNSKPIGIAEYQLAQALPADLEQQLPSIELIEKELQGIKE; this comes from the coding sequence ATGACTGAGTTCAAAAAGAGCAGTGTGGAGCTAAATAATTTGCCTTCAGGTTATGAACAATGGCTTGGCAGCCTGAAAAAGAATATTCAGACAGCCCAGCAACGCGCTGTACTGTCAGTAAACAAAGAGCTTATCGCGCTTTATTGGCAAATTGGCCAAGAAATTTTGGAACGACAGCAACAGCAAGGTTGGGGGGCGAAGGTTATTGATCTATTATCAAATGACTTGAAAAAGGCCTTCCCTGAAATCAAAGGATTCTCAGCTCGAAACCTGAAATATATGCGCCAATTTGCTGAAGTTTGGTCTGACCCAGAATTTGTGCAACAGCCTGTTGCACAAATTCCCTGGGGGCATCACTTAGTACTGATGGCAAAGCTAGAAAATTCAGAGATCCGTTTGCTTTATGCCAAAAAAACAATAGAACACGGTTGGTCTCGAAATGTGTTGGTTCATCAAATTGAAAGTAAACTAATCGAGCGAGAAGGACAGGCAACCACTAACTTTGAGCAAAGTTTACCCTCCACAAATTCAGAATTGGCACAACAAACCTTGAAAGATCCTTACATATTTGATTTTTTATCGGTTGGAGCCAACGCAAAAGAAAGAGATATCGAGCAGGCCTTAACGCAGCATATTAGTCAATTCCTGTTGGAACTTGGGGCAGGCTTTGCCTTTGTTGGTAAGCAGGTGCACCTAGAGGTAGGCGGTGATGACTTCTATCTTGATTTATTGTTTTATCACTTGAAATTACGGTGCTACATCGTTGTTGAACTAAAAGCCGGTGACTTTAAGCCTGAACATACCGGCCAGCTAAATTTCTATTTGTCTGCGGTCGATAGCCAAATTAAAACAGAGCAAGACCTGCCTACTATTGGTTTATTACTGTGTAAGTCCCGCAATAAAATTGTTGCTGAATATGCACTTAGAGATAACAGTAAACCAATAGGAATAGCCGAATATCAACTCGCTCAAGCTTTGCCTGCCGACTTGGAACAACAGCTACCCAGTATTGAGTTGATAGAAAAGGAGTTGCAGGGTATTAAAGAGTAG
- a CDS encoding NYN domain-containing protein, whose amino-acid sequence MKDKEKIAVFIDADNAPAKKIDSVLSELARYGVVNIRKAYGNWKNQNLKAWEDALHEFAIQPIQQFDLTKGKNATDMALVIDVMDVLYTKDVDVICLVSSDCDFTPLVTRSLADGKFVIGFGERKAPLAFVNSCSRFLYFDDEVVDQQPIQKQSKNIKSDTKLINLLRQAIEAVEDDHGWAMLGPIGTHISNHASFDQRNYGFKKLSDLFMAIDLFEMKKTNGSVLWIRDKKRAKQLNKS is encoded by the coding sequence ATGAAGGATAAAGAGAAAATTGCGGTATTCATTGATGCTGACAATGCCCCTGCGAAGAAAATTGACAGCGTACTTTCCGAGCTTGCTCGTTACGGTGTCGTTAACATCAGAAAAGCATACGGAAATTGGAAAAACCAAAATTTAAAAGCCTGGGAAGATGCTCTTCATGAGTTTGCCATTCAACCAATTCAGCAATTTGATCTAACAAAAGGTAAAAATGCGACAGATATGGCTTTAGTCATAGATGTCATGGACGTGCTTTATACAAAGGACGTTGATGTTATCTGTCTTGTCTCATCAGATTGCGACTTCACCCCACTGGTAACAAGATCACTGGCAGATGGTAAATTTGTAATCGGCTTCGGTGAACGAAAAGCACCTCTGGCATTCGTCAATAGCTGCTCACGCTTCTTATATTTTGATGACGAAGTCGTTGACCAACAGCCTATTCAGAAGCAGAGCAAAAATATCAAAAGTGATACTAAGTTAATAAACCTATTACGACAGGCTATTGAAGCGGTTGAAGATGACCACGGATGGGCTATGCTTGGTCCAATTGGCACCCATATTTCAAATCATGCGTCATTTGATCAGCGAAATTATGGTTTTAAGAAGTTAAGCGATTTATTTATGGCGATCGACCTATTTGAAATGAAAAAAACAAACGGCTCGGTACTGTGGATTCGAGACAAAAAACGCGCGAAGCAACTTAACAAGTCATGA
- a CDS encoding metallophosphoesterase family protein, whose translation MDELNILAGPILRRTEQSRACIWLVTNKEIDITGILYQESNNSLLEIANSRANNGHQQIQVSDSCFVHLIQITSLEGLPTDTRLFYDIYFGEPDKGINLNALGLIKTHYDNPSDDGYLNLNGLPLPSFYIPTTLKRYLHGSCFKLHGDGQESFSKGEQLLQDSVDSPISKRPACLFLTGDQIYADDVSNTTIKQLTQFISNTLKTNEGQAPWLADIKPQLAVGERVSLFRKRSHARFRKGERIGYRYTKTFTSGAADNHLVSFSEFFGLHLLCWNPTNWDDSVYSNIGISGHRIRRLLANTPTYMMFDDHDITDDWNINQAWQSTVQQDNLTRKVVSNGLAAYFLCQGWGNNPEAFDSAFISTVQDYLHNLSAPTPLQNESFETTLWNFHQWHFSVPTSPAIIALDTRTNRRHRGNNKVSGLINNAGFAAIQPLWIEANKPSEIILVSPSPVLGQEFLEWIQQLMTKVGKISSVDAEFWRGDKPTFNQLMHTLNNTFKLKRCIILSGDVHHSYAFKGRLKHSAGETILQQFTCSALRNRSPAWDIIYSQKKLDTANYGVPRSSMQGFHLKQKGKKKLGDEFGVIRTLPLTSNLKLDIEPITSDTGLAVITHNSIGEIHDKGATISQTTHGALSTLLTGKYTMTSN comes from the coding sequence ATGGATGAACTGAATATATTAGCGGGTCCTATTCTGCGTCGCACAGAACAAAGCCGCGCTTGTATTTGGCTAGTTACCAACAAAGAAATCGATATAACCGGCATTCTCTATCAAGAGAGTAACAACTCACTACTAGAAATCGCCAATAGCCGTGCAAACAATGGCCACCAACAAATCCAAGTGTCAGATAGCTGCTTTGTGCACTTAATTCAAATAACAAGCTTAGAAGGGCTCCCCACTGACACCCGCCTTTTCTATGACATTTATTTCGGAGAGCCCGATAAAGGCATCAACCTAAATGCCCTTGGGTTAATCAAAACACACTACGATAACCCATCCGACGACGGCTACCTTAACCTGAATGGCCTGCCACTCCCTTCATTTTATATTCCTACGACCCTTAAGCGTTACCTACATGGCTCTTGCTTTAAGCTTCATGGAGACGGCCAAGAAAGCTTTTCAAAAGGCGAGCAATTACTTCAAGACAGCGTTGATAGCCCTATTTCAAAGCGACCCGCTTGTCTATTTTTAACCGGTGACCAAATCTATGCCGATGACGTTAGCAACACCACCATCAAACAATTAACCCAGTTTATAAGCAACACATTAAAAACAAACGAAGGCCAAGCTCCTTGGTTAGCAGACATCAAACCGCAGTTGGCTGTTGGTGAACGGGTATCTTTGTTTAGAAAGCGGTCTCATGCTCGTTTTAGAAAAGGCGAAAGAATTGGCTACCGCTATACGAAGACATTTACCTCAGGTGCAGCCGACAACCACCTTGTTTCGTTCTCCGAATTCTTTGGCCTTCACTTACTGTGCTGGAACCCAACAAACTGGGACGATAGTGTTTACTCAAACATAGGCATATCCGGTCATCGTATCCGACGCCTACTCGCGAATACCCCTACCTATATGATGTTTGATGACCACGACATCACCGACGACTGGAATATCAACCAAGCATGGCAGAGCACCGTTCAGCAAGACAATCTGACCCGAAAAGTTGTAAGCAATGGACTAGCGGCCTACTTTCTGTGCCAAGGCTGGGGCAACAATCCTGAGGCGTTCGATAGCGCCTTCATCAGCACAGTTCAAGACTATCTACACAACCTTTCAGCCCCAACACCTTTACAGAACGAGTCCTTCGAGACGACATTATGGAACTTTCATCAGTGGCATTTTTCAGTGCCGACCTCACCTGCCATCATTGCATTAGATACCCGTACAAACAGACGCCATAGAGGTAACAATAAAGTTTCAGGGCTTATTAATAATGCCGGATTTGCCGCTATACAGCCGCTATGGATAGAAGCAAACAAGCCATCCGAGATTATCTTAGTATCACCATCGCCCGTCCTCGGTCAGGAGTTTTTAGAGTGGATCCAGCAACTCATGACTAAAGTGGGGAAAATAAGTTCAGTCGATGCTGAATTTTGGCGCGGAGACAAGCCTACGTTTAACCAACTCATGCATACCTTAAACAACACCTTCAAACTAAAGCGATGCATTATTCTATCGGGAGATGTACACCACTCTTATGCATTCAAAGGCAGACTAAAACACAGCGCAGGCGAAACAATCCTCCAACAATTCACCTGTAGTGCACTGCGAAATAGAAGCCCCGCCTGGGATATTATCTATTCTCAGAAAAAACTTGATACAGCCAACTACGGCGTCCCTCGCAGCAGTATGCAAGGCTTCCACTTAAAACAAAAAGGCAAAAAGAAGCTCGGTGACGAATTCGGTGTAATTAGAACGCTACCATTAACATCTAACCTAAAGCTAGACATAGAGCCCATTACCAGTGATACAGGCCTAGCAGTCATCACCCACAACAGTATTGGTGAAATACATGACAAAGGAGCAACGATCAGTCAAACCACCCATGGTGCTTTGAGTACCCTCCTAACCGGTAAATATACCATGACATCAAACTAA